The following DNA comes from Ardenticatenales bacterium.
AGCGCCCCCGTCAGTCCATCCGCCTCCGCCCGGTCAATCAGGCGCACAATCGTCTGATTCATGTCCCCCTCCAGCCCAATCAGATCGTTTTCATTCAGCCCCAGGTCAAAAATCAGGTCCAGCACATCTTCGCGTCCAAAACGGTAGCGAATTTGCTCATACATCTGCTGTCGGTCAAAAGCTGTATCCGGCTGCGAACGGAGCCGTGCCGCCGCCGCGTGTGGCGGTTGCCCATCCGTTGCTGGCGTGGTTGCGGTTATTGTCTTTGCCGGCATGGCGGACGTGCCGGCGGGACCCGTCAAAGGCCGCAGCACGCCCCACAACCACACCGCCGCCCCGCCAAACAAGGCCCCTTGCAGCACGGAGCGGAAAAAGCCAGGTGAACTGATGGCTTCCGCGCCGCCAAAAATGGTGACGAAGGCGTCCAGCAAAATGGCCGTGGTCACGGTCAGCAACCCCACGCCCCAGGCGACATTGGGGCGGCGCAAAAACATGATAAAGAAGAAAACGACGATGACGAATCGGAGGATCAGCAAGAAAATGGTCATGCGCGGATTGTAACACTAGTACAAATGGGCGTAAAGGAAGCGTTGGCGCACCCTGACGCGGATGGTAAGATGCCGTCATGCGCCTCGTTCGCCCCCATTTTTGCGCCAAAATCATTGTCTGGCTGCTGGCCGCCGGCCTGACGCCGCTGTTGGTTGGCTGCCGCGTGGCCGTTGCCGAGATGCCCACACCCGCCGCATTGGTCCCCACGCTGGCCGTGGCCGCCGCCAATGGGCAGCTTTACCTGCCGCCGCCAACCTGGACGCCTGATCCAGAGGCGACGATTACGCCTGGCGTGGCGCGGCAGGCGTCGTCATCTAACATGCCGGTGAGCGTGCGCACGCCGCGCCCCACGGTGGTGCTGCCCACGAATACGCCCATTCCGCCCACGCCGACGCGCACGCCCACCCCACTGCCGGCCACGCCCACGGGCACGCCGTATGCGTTTAGTTTTTTGCGCTTGCCGCCGACGGATGAACTGGGGCCGAGCAAGTTGGGGCTGCATGTGGTGCGCAACAATGACCCAAACATTATGGCGTTTGTGCGCGCGGCGCAGCCGGCGGTGATGAAGGCGGTGGACGATGTGGGGTTTCTGGAGGAGGTGAAGGCGGTTTCGCCGCGCACGCTGACGATTGGCCGTTTGAATGTGGCGCACCAGGATTATGCCGGCACGCCCGAACAGGCCGCGCGGGATTTTGTGAACGCGCAATTGGCAACCTATTTGCAGAACCCATTCGTGGATTACTGGGAGGGGTGGAATGAGCCAGACCCGAACATGGACCACATGATCTGGTACTCCCGCTTTGAGCAGGAGCGGGTGCGGCTGCTGGCCGAACATGGCTTGAAGGCGGCGATAGGCGGGTTTGCCACGGGTGTGCCGGAATTTGACGAGTTTCAGTTGTTTTTGCCGGCAATTGACGTGGCTCTCCAACATCAAGGCATCCTCTCCCTGCACGAATACGGCGCGCCGGACATGACCTACCTCTACGGCGGCGCGCTGCCCGGCATGGATGTCTACCCGGACCGCGGCGCGCTCACCTTTCGTTACCGCTGGTATTACCGTGACATCCTGGAACCTGCCGGCATGGTCATCCCCCTGGCCATCACCGAAGCGGGCATTGACGGCATCATCTCCAACCGCCCCGGTCCTCCCGGCTTTGGTTGGCGCGATTTTGGCGGCTACTGGGCGCAGCAGGGATGGGGAGACGACGCGGCGCAGGCGTTCATCAACCAGTTGGCCTGGTACGATGCCGGCGTGCGCCAGGATGGCTATGTGATCGGCTTCACCGTCTTCACCGCCGGTGGCTTTGGACACTGGCAGAAATACGACATCAACGACATCCTGCCCCAACTCACCAGTTACGTCGTCGGCCAGCGCTGACCCCCCGCAACCCATTTCCCTTGCTTACGTAAAGGATGACGTGCATCTGTATCGGGTTTTTCCCGCCAATTCGCGCTTTAAGGTTCGTGCAAAATTAACTTTGGACTATCCGACAAGCAAGAACCCTTTCAGCGCATCCGTCAATTCCCGAGCGAAGCCTCTATTTAACGGATGCGCCCTTCATTTGACATGAGGGACAACCGACCTGAAGAGGACAAACGCATGAACTTACCTACGAAATTACCCAGCCGCGATGTACTGGCTCAGCAGGCAAAGGAGCCGGGGTTTTGGAAAGAGTTGTGGAACCAGATTCGCTTGATTGGCTATCTGGTGAAGGACCCCCAGGTTCCCATTTATTTGAAGCTGCTGCCCGTGGCAGCCATCGCCTACGTGCTGGTTCCCCTGGACCTTTTGCCTGACTTTATGGTCGGGTTGGGCCAGGTGGACGACCTGACGGCGTTGTTTGTGGCTTCGAAGGTGTTTGTGGATCTGTCGCCGCAGCACATTGTGGCCCACTATCGGGAACGGCTGCGGCAGGAGTTTCAGGGGGAGAAGGGCGTGAAAATGGCGGAGGATGACGTTAGCAAGACAATCATCATTGACGCCGAGGATTTTTCCGACGAGGCGTAAGCATACGGGGCGTAAGTGTCAAACCCTAAAGGTCTCCAAGACCTTTAGGGTTTGTGATTTAGCGGATTAAAGCAGCAGCGTGGGGAGCGGGAGCAACGCTGTATAGCCTGCCCATTGCAGCAGGATGTCCCCCAACCAGTAGTACATAATCAAGATAAAGCCGCAGCAGCAGCACAAAATGACGGCCACGATGATGATGGCGATGGTCATGTTACGGCGGCGTTTGTCGTCCGCGGTGGGGGATGGGTC
Coding sequences within:
- a CDS encoding DUF1232 domain-containing protein, coding for MNLPTKLPSRDVLAQQAKEPGFWKELWNQIRLIGYLVKDPQVPIYLKLLPVAAIAYVLVPLDLLPDFMVGLGQVDDLTALFVASKVFVDLSPQHIVAHYRERLRQEFQGEKGVKMAEDDVSKTIIIDAEDFSDEA